In Streptomyces chartreusis, the following proteins share a genomic window:
- a CDS encoding lytic polysaccharide monooxygenase auxiliary activity family 9 protein: MPWMRSHRSALAAAAVTPLLLTVWAAGPARAHGAPTDPVSRVYACSPDGGSPSRSAACRAAVAANGGPFTAWDNLRIAGVNGRDRQVVPDGKLCSGGLAAYKGLDLARADWPSTRLTPGTTLTMRYVSTIPHTGTFKLYLTEPGYDPTKPLTWSDLPDKPFAQVRDPALADGAYRLTAKLPSDRSGRHVLFTIWQNSSTPDTYYSCSDVVFPAGGSAGGGAGKASATASAGGRTTAASSPTAKPRASERRTTGPSPTPAAATGSETPRTRGDSVPVASTGDAGNGPAMPLVAGGAAAVLVLTGGAALALRLRRR; the protein is encoded by the coding sequence ATGCCCTGGATGAGATCGCATCGCTCCGCCCTGGCGGCCGCCGCCGTCACGCCGTTGCTGCTCACGGTGTGGGCCGCGGGCCCGGCCCGTGCGCACGGCGCCCCGACGGATCCGGTCAGCCGGGTGTACGCCTGCTCGCCGGACGGCGGCAGTCCGTCCCGGTCGGCGGCGTGCCGGGCCGCGGTCGCCGCGAACGGCGGGCCCTTCACGGCGTGGGACAACCTGCGGATCGCCGGCGTGAACGGACGTGACCGTCAGGTGGTCCCGGACGGGAAGCTGTGCAGTGGGGGCCTGGCCGCCTACAAGGGCCTCGATCTGGCCCGCGCCGACTGGCCGTCGACCCGGCTGACCCCGGGTACGACGCTGACCATGCGGTACGTCTCCACGATCCCGCACACCGGCACCTTCAAGCTCTACCTCACCGAGCCGGGCTACGACCCGACGAAGCCGCTGACCTGGTCCGATCTGCCGGACAAGCCGTTCGCGCAGGTGCGGGACCCCGCGCTGGCGGACGGCGCGTACCGGCTCACGGCGAAGCTGCCGTCCGACCGCTCCGGGCGGCATGTGCTGTTCACGATCTGGCAGAACAGCAGCACGCCGGACACGTACTACTCGTGCTCGGACGTCGTGTTCCCGGCGGGCGGGAGCGCCGGAGGCGGTGCGGGGAAGGCATCGGCCACGGCGAGCGCCGGCGGTCGTACGACTGCCGCTTCTTCGCCGACCGCGAAGCCGCGCGCGAGTGAGCGGCGTACGACCGGCCCCTCGCCCACGCCCGCGGCGGCCACCGGGTCCGAGACCCCGCGCACGCGGGGCGACAGCGTGCCGGTGGCGTCCACCGGGGACGCGGGCAACGGGCCGGCGATGCCGCTGGTGGCGGGCGGCGCCGCCGCGGTGCTGGTGCTCACCGGGGGCGCCGCCCTGGCGCTGCGGTTGCGCCGGAGGTGA
- a CDS encoding Tat pathway signal sequence domain protein, with protein MRTRTLLTLAGTVAALTLPLAGPASAADGAVLTTGSVGGTAVAAGEVLTAPLASGTAATFYSSATGTSGISCTSSQFTATVTDNPSAPGTATESVSAHTFNAASCTTNVVGVLGVTSITVNNLPYSSAVGSDGSVTVTPAAGSTIQTTVVLRTLLGSINCVYQAPSLAGTASNADNTINFAAAQFTKVSGSSLCFANGYFTAKYAPVTSSGEAVYVN; from the coding sequence ATGCGTACGCGTACCCTCCTCACCCTCGCCGGCACCGTCGCCGCGCTCACCCTCCCCCTCGCCGGCCCCGCGTCCGCGGCCGACGGCGCCGTCCTGACCACCGGCTCCGTCGGCGGTACGGCCGTCGCGGCCGGCGAGGTGCTCACCGCACCGCTGGCGAGCGGCACCGCCGCCACGTTCTACTCCAGCGCCACCGGCACCAGCGGCATATCCTGCACGTCGTCGCAGTTCACGGCCACCGTGACGGACAACCCGAGCGCGCCCGGCACCGCGACGGAGTCGGTCTCCGCGCACACCTTCAACGCCGCCAGCTGCACCACCAACGTGGTCGGCGTGCTCGGCGTCACCAGCATCACGGTCAACAACCTGCCGTACAGCTCCGCCGTGGGCTCCGACGGCAGCGTCACGGTCACGCCCGCCGCGGGCTCCACCATCCAGACCACGGTCGTCCTGCGCACCCTGCTCGGCAGCATCAACTGCGTCTACCAGGCACCCAGCCTGGCCGGCACGGCGAGCAACGCCGACAACACCATCAACTTCGCCGCCGCGCAGTTCACCAAGGTCTCCGGCTCGTCCCTCTGCTTCGCCAACGGCTACTTCACCGCCAAGTACGCCCCGGTGACCAGCAGCGGCGAGGCGGTCTACGTCAACTGA
- a CDS encoding DUF6230 family protein — protein MASSPDVTPSAGNTPENPESGSVPEASENPVGTARRGRVRARRAAVMAVPATLVAGALAVLTAEGALGVQFAISGMPFTVTATELNGTGFEQFGGLDNMAPGSPNEGDTGGQVLIVTSAIKNATLTKLCQSVDLGGTNLLITAGGGAEKVSATDLTTDSTELSGDAAFNNIEIGNDASTLTKAGVKGPIGVFSQQADTVRIANLRQTNYATTAGVFKLPGLKLRFSSTGC, from the coding sequence ATGGCCTCGTCCCCGGACGTCACCCCGTCCGCCGGAAACACCCCCGAGAACCCGGAAAGCGGTTCCGTGCCCGAAGCGTCCGAAAACCCCGTAGGCACCGCGAGACGCGGGCGGGTCCGGGCACGCCGTGCCGCCGTGATGGCCGTGCCGGCCACCCTGGTCGCCGGTGCGCTCGCGGTTCTCACCGCCGAGGGCGCGCTGGGCGTCCAGTTCGCCATCTCCGGCATGCCCTTCACGGTCACCGCGACTGAGCTCAACGGCACCGGCTTCGAGCAGTTCGGCGGCCTCGACAACATGGCGCCGGGCAGCCCCAACGAAGGGGACACCGGCGGTCAGGTCCTGATCGTCACGTCCGCCATCAAGAACGCGACGCTCACGAAGCTGTGCCAGAGCGTCGACCTCGGTGGCACCAACCTGCTGATCACCGCGGGCGGCGGCGCCGAGAAGGTGAGCGCGACCGACCTGACCACCGACTCGACCGAGCTGTCGGGCGACGCGGCGTTCAACAACATCGAGATCGGCAACGACGCGAGCACCCTGACCAAGGCCGGGGTGAAGGGGCCGATCGGTGTCTTCAGCCAGCAGGCCGACACCGTGCGCATCGCCAATCTGCGCCAGACCAACTACGCCACCACGGCCGGGGTGTTCAAGCTGCCCGGCCTGAAGCTCCGCTTCAGCAGCACGGGTTGCTGA
- a CDS encoding DUF6114 domain-containing protein: protein MYGPDGFRSAFRRWRADRPFWGGLLLALGGAWILLTMKASLKVVLHVGMQGLAGYLLPALMVLLGLLTLFNPAQRLFYSITGILVTLGTWLTSNLGGFFVGLLLGAVGSCLVFGWLPDQEPRRGRRQRRKEAAAAQ from the coding sequence ATGTACGGGCCGGATGGATTCCGGTCGGCCTTCCGTCGCTGGCGGGCCGACCGGCCGTTCTGGGGCGGGCTGCTGCTCGCCCTGGGCGGGGCGTGGATCCTGCTCACGATGAAGGCCTCGCTGAAGGTCGTCCTGCACGTCGGCATGCAGGGCCTGGCGGGGTACCTGCTGCCGGCGCTGATGGTGCTGCTGGGGCTGCTGACCCTGTTCAACCCGGCGCAGCGGCTCTTCTACTCGATCACCGGGATCCTGGTGACCCTGGGCACCTGGCTCACGTCGAACCTGGGCGGGTTCTTCGTGGGTCTGCTGCTGGGGGCGGTCGGCAGTTGTCTGGTGTTCGGATGGCTGCCCGATCAGGAGCCTCGGCGCGGGCGGCGACAGCGCAGGAAGGAAGCGGCGGCGGCGCAGTAG